ttgttattaatataTTCAGTTCAACATGagaaatgatatataaattcaattttaataaatttattgttgTGAGACCTTGTATGCCCGTGATTATCAATGTATCATATCTGTTgacatttattgtaaattatcGACTGTTTAAATTAGCTAAGCTTATGAACACACATTTCAAATGAATGACTATTTGGGATGCCATTCTATAGTAGGgtgattttacatttgttgATATGGTAATGAAAGGTTCAATGTAAAGTTCGAAGGAAACAATGATTTCTTAATCACGTgtctaaaatataatatttgaacattaatatgtgattaatgaaaataatgtaaaaaagatcATGTATTTTAGATAATGATAATTTTACCATCAGTAATAAatgaacacaataaaatgtaaaccaCCAAGCGCAAACAAATAACATTATCATTGATGGTTTTCCTATAAGAAACTTATTTTCCAACTAATatagggacgaaaaataccagagggtaCAGTCAAATGCATAAATCGGGAAAAAATGAAACCActatggcttaaaatgaaaatgacaaacagacaaacagtacTTCATCCATGAAATAATCTACATACAAGTCATATGATTTGTGGAGTGTTAGTGATTGTCATGCATACCTTTACATCGTTCGGGATCCTCATCCGAACCATCATTACAATGTTTGTATCCATCACAAAAGTAACGTCTATTAACACATTCTAAATCATCCAGACATCGAAATTCTTCATCATAATTTATACAAGTACAGACTTCAGGCGAATAAGACCTATATCTACATTTGCCACAATCTAAAAAATACGAACTGATATATACTATTAAACattaagagaaaacaatttGATTGGCTTATATAAACATTATCAGGACAGAAAATGTAAAAAGGTATTCTAAAATTTGTGTCTGCAAAGCTTGAACATCCATTGTAGGATTTGTATTCTAATAAGGGTGAAAAcatatcattataaaacttagGAATAAACTTTTTGGTTTGATTGTCAATGTAATAATTATCAATTGCAGACCAATTGTAGATGATGTAAGCAACAATATACATCCATGTGACCTTCAAAAGCGAAAAATGTCGTACAATTGGTTGTTAAAGGTAACGAAACAAACAatcattatataatatataatacaaaccAGAAAGTTAATGGCCAGCTTATACTTAACGAAAACCTTATATATAAGACCACTACTTAAATTGAGATTGGAAACTGGAAATGAATAAAGGCGACTACAACCCAACCAAATAGTAAAATACAGTCCAAGGCTATCAATTGGTCTTCAGCAGAACTGAATATTTCTTGAAACAGATCGGATGGTGATAGTTACAAACaataagttatttttaattgcCTTTACTCAAAACAGGTGGTAAAAAAAGACCAGATTCAAATAGTTCACATTAGAGTACTCACAATTACTGACAGAGGAACCAGTTCATTACAACTAATTAACAAAATGTGTGCTccaaatactaaaaaaaataatatgtataaattCACTGTATAGAAACGTAATAatagttggttgaccgttataaaATATCCGTTTGACAGATGttatcggatatgttctttaTGTCGTAACTATAATGCTGTTCTAcgttcacgaatgtgacctaccgaattaaaaCGCTACACTTACATGATAACTGGATTAGATGTGCAACTAAAACTCTCACAAAAATAGCTGATGCAAACACCATAGTCGGTGATAACTGACTAATCTGGAAAAAGAACACAATCAAACTTGAAATTGCaaacatgtaattataaataattgaaattgtaAACAATGAAAGGCAAAAGCTAAAGTCTTGCAAGGTCAATTTGAAGAAGTTGAAATATTGACTTAAAATGATTTACTAATGAAAAGACGTCattttcaaacacaaaaaacacaCTGATGGGATTGAGTTATTGGTTTGTTTAACCTGACAGTGTCTTAATTACTAATTCAGATTTTTCTCTGTGTCAATTTATAATGTTTGTCCTGCTTGTCATATACAATACTCACTGGGgtaagctgatgaccgtaattCAGTTAACGGTCAGAATCGGTATTGTCTGTTAAAGTGTTTCCATGATATATTCTATAGCAAGCATACATTGGTATGATAcgaatttataaaagattcactgGTACACGGAAATCACAAATAACTTTCGAGAAATGTTTATGAAACAGAAGGAagttaagataaaaaaatagcTACCGCGAGTGGAATtgcggtcatcagctttaccccaggtTAATACTGTACCTTGTGTCTCTACAAGACATTTTTGTACTCCAAGTAGTTCAGAAAAGTGAGTattcttgtttatttgtgtCAGACGATCTGTATCTACGATCTTTGTTGATTAAATACTTTTCACAAAAGATTATCACAAATATACACGTAGGAACACCCACTAGATAGACGATAAAAATGTGAATGCATTCTTAATGGATAAAACCAATCGGTTAAGGGCAGTTACTTTTGCAAGAAGTTTACTGACAATATAAGATCACTGACCACATGCACTTATCTGTAAATATTGTTTCTCGAACCGTTTGTGTTAATTTTTCTCTGTCCATTGTAGATTTAAAGATAGTTGATAATCAATTGTACACAGCATCACTTACGTGCAAACATAGCTTTGCGTAATCGTCAAGCtggttttctttatatatttatagacattCTGGTCACGTTTGACCcagttaaattttcatttactaTTATTAAAGCGGTTGTCaagataataaaatacaaaattgtattcaacccttattttctatttttagccagaAGTCGGCCATTGTAGATGGCATTCGGGGTCGTCGATCACGATAGCCTAGTGTTGTCGGACGTCGGACGACATGTGATAAGAATAGCTTACTTGAACTTTCGGGTCGTGGGACCTAATAAAGCTTCCTTACAAATTGACGAAAGGTACGAACGAACGTAAAGGAAGCACGTATTACATTTCCACAATAACAGTTAAaagagtctttttttttatccaacaaAACAGCATTCTATTCTAAATcaagtttattttttcaaaatattgatattgcaaataatacacgatttcaaatataatca
The genomic region above belongs to Mytilus trossulus isolate FHL-02 chromosome 7, PNRI_Mtr1.1.1.hap1, whole genome shotgun sequence and contains:
- the LOC134726246 gene encoding very low-density lipoprotein receptor-like — encoded protein: MVFASAIFVRVLVAHLIQLSYCGKCRYRSYSPEVCTCINYDEEFRCLDDLECVNRRYFCDGYKHCNDGSDEDPERCKALPCPKEMRKCADGVRCIYAIEFCDGKQDCLDGSDEHAFLCDGETDQISSNRRTVSRIDQSSQD